A portion of the Rhinolophus sinicus isolate RSC01 linkage group LG03, ASM3656204v1, whole genome shotgun sequence genome contains these proteins:
- the ARPC1A gene encoding actin-related protein 2/3 complex subunit 1A: MSLHQFLLEPITCHAWNRDRTQIALSPNNHEVHIYKKNGSQWVKVHELKEHNGHITGIDWAPKSDRIVTCGADRNAYVWSQKDGVWKPTLVILRINRAATFVKWSPLENKFAVGSGARLISVCYFESENDWWVSKHIKKPIRSTVLSLDWHPNNVLLAAGSCDFKCRVFSAYIKEVDEKPASTPWGSKMPFGQLMSEFGGSGTGGWVHGVSFSASGSRLAWVSHDSTVSVADASKSMQVSTLKTEFLPLLSVSFVSENSVVAAGHDCCPMLFNYDDRGYLTFVSKLDIPKQSIQRNMSAMERFRNMDKRATTEDRNTALETLHQNSITQVSIYEVDKQDCRKFCTTGIDGAMTIWDFKTLESSIQGLRIM, from the exons AGATTGCCCTGAGCCCTAATAATCACGAAGTCCACATCTATAAGAAGAACGGGAGCCAGTGGGTGAAAGTTCATGAACTCAAGGAGCACAATGGACACATCACAG GTATCGACTGGGCTCCCAAGAGCGACCGCATCGTCACTTGCGGGGCAGACCGCAATGCCTATGTCTGGAGTCAGAAAGATGGTGTCTGGAAGCCAACCCTGGTAATCCTGAGAATTAACCGTGCAGCCACTTTTGTCAAGTGGTCCCCACTAGAGAATAAATTTGCTGTGGGAAGTGGAGCGCGACTCATTTCCGTTTGTTACTTCGAGTCCGAAAATGACTG GTGGGTAAGCAAGCACATTAAAAAGCCAATTCGTTCCACGGTCCTCAGCTTGGATTGGCATCCCAACAATGTTTTGCTGGCAGCAGGATCATGTGATTTCAAATGCAG AGTGTTTTCTGCATACATTAAAGAAGTGGATGAAAAGCCAGCCAGTACGCCCTGGGGCAGCAAGATGCCTTTTGGTCAGCTGATGTCAGAATTTGGTGGCAGTGGCACTGGTGGCTGGGTGCATGGCGTCAGCTTCTCCGCCAGTGGGAGCCGCCTGGCCTGGGTCAGCCACGACAGCACCGTGTCCGTTGCTGATGCCTCAAAAAGCATGCA GGTCTCAACTCTGAAAACAGAGTTCCTGCCCCTCCTGAGTGTATCGTTTGTCTCGGAGAACAGCGTTGTCGCTGCT GGCCATGACTGCTGCCCAATGCTGTTTAACTACGACGACCGTGGCTACTTGACTTTCGTCTCCAAGCTAGACATTCCAAAGCAGAGCATCCAGCGCAACATGTCTGCCATGGAACGCTTCCGCAACATGGACAAGAGGGCCACGACTGAGGACCGCAACACAGCCTTGGAGACCCTGCACCAGAATAGCATCAC tcAAGTATCTATTTATGAGGTGGACAAGCAAGATTGTCGCAAATTTTGCACTACTGGCATCGATGGAGCCATGACAATTTGGGATTTCAAG ACCTTAGAGTCTTCCATCCAGGGCCTTCGGATAATGTGA